The window GCCCTCAAAAAAAGGTGGAAATCGATCATATTCATAAAGTTCTTTCGTCAGTGGCATTTCTAGAGAAACAGACTGACCATTATAATTTTTCAAGTAGATGAAAACGTATTTTTTTCCACGCTCAATTTCATGGAGTTCTCCTGCCGGTATGCCATCCACAAATACTTTAGCTTTTTTCATTGAGCTTCTCCTTGAATAACAGCATTAGTTGGCTTTGAAATTCCATTTTGATGTTTAATACATGCATAACTTTTAACAGTGAGCTTAATCTAACAGTCAACTTGCCTTTTTCGATGTCAAAAACAACAGTTTTTCCAATTCCAGCAAGATTCCCAAGCTCAATTTGAGTTAGTCCTCCCTTTTTGCGGTGAAAGCGAATAATTGCTGCTATTTGAGAAGCGTCCATATATAAAACACCATATTTTGCTGCTATATCAGTAAAAATAGGTCTTTTAAAAATATATGTCACTAAATTTACTAATTTGTTTACATAATTACCGTTATAACGGTGAAACAGACGTTTCAAAATAGAAAAGGATTATCCTAACTATGATTGCCAAGGCTCTAATATTACTGGATGGATAAGGATAGAATAGAGAAAAACGTAAAAGAACCTCTTTTGATTATATTCAAATTGATCCTTGTGAACTCTGGTATGAACACCTTGAATTGGAATAGCTCCTTGCAAGTATCCATTAATTGAAAATAGTATTTCTCTAAATTGTGTTTCCAAAACAAACGATGTATTATTTGGCATACTTCCAATTGCGAATTTCAGTCTTCTTTAAGGTGGCACACGTGATTTATTGACTAATTTTTAATTTTTAAATATACAATACCCACCATTGAAGAAGGACAAATTAAATTAGCCGATAAGTCACGACTGACCTTTGCATGTCTGACTAAAATGGGATGGGTTTTTGCTGGATTTATGTGGTAATAAGAGTATGAATTTAGTTTTTATTAACGAGTGGGAGTTAATTTTATGGGCATGCTAATTGCTTCTGTAGACAATTTATACAGTGTAAAAGAAGAAGTAAATACGATTGTTAGAACATCTAATGTATTATTTTCTATGTTCAAGAGTAAAAATGAGATACCCATATTATTACAGGCAATTGATATTATTTTAAGAGATAAAAGAGATGGTTTGGAAAATTTACCTTCAGAAGTGAAAGAAAAAATAAAGCCTTTGCAACAGATCTATGAAACAATTGCAAGTAACCAGAACTGCATAAAAGTTTTTGACAGGTGTTTGTCCGTAGAAAAACAGTTCCTTAAAGATGCTAATAGGTTAGATGAACGTTTATGCGATTATGTGAATGGGATAATATGGAAGAAAGATTGTAGTGAAATTGATGAACGGTATAAATTAATTAAATCTTCAGGGATAAGTCACTACCTCTCTTTAGATGATTTTCTTGAATCTGCAATAATCAATACTAACACACACACAATTATTGAAATATTGGAGTTTATTAAATCTTTAGGGATATTTTCACCAGATTATCTTTACGGAATTATAGGAAGAGAAGCATTAACAAGTCGAGGTGACCCCAATAAATTTAATGTATGCAATTTAGAGGCTCTTCAAAATTCTATGGCAATTAT is drawn from Parachlamydiales bacterium and contains these coding sequences:
- a CDS encoding HipA N-terminal domain-containing protein, whose protein sequence is MKKAKVFVDGIPAGELHEIERGKKYVFIYLKNYNGQSVSLEMPLTKELYEYDRFPPFFEGLLPEGIMLEGLLRQTKIDRKDLMSQLIAVGGDVVGNVTIEALK
- a CDS encoding helix-turn-helix domain-containing protein translates to MKRLFHRYNGNYVNKLVNLVTYIFKRPIFTDIAAKYGVLYMDASQIAAIIRFHRKKGGLTQIELGNLAGIGKTVVFDIEKGKLTVRLSSLLKVMHVLNIKMEFQSQLMLLFKEKLNEKS